Proteins encoded in a region of the Populus alba chromosome 13, ASM523922v2, whole genome shotgun sequence genome:
- the LOC140954458 gene encoding secreted RxLR effector protein 161-like — MTHPDIAFVVNKAFQFMHQPTSAHWFSVKQILRYLKGTMHEGQLLSPSSHLTLEGFTDADWGGQPNDRHSTSGYLVYLGGNLVSWSLSKQKVVSRSSAESEYCGLAFATTEMIWIQALLQEPCVSIPAIPFLWYVNINAYHMAKNPVFHARMKHIEIDLHFIHDQVTRGKIQLQFMPTEEQPADLLSISQVQSSYLSNLSFV; from the coding sequence ATGACCCACCCTGACATTGCCTTTGTTGTTAATAAGGCATTTCAATTCATGCACCAACCCACTTCTGCGCATTGGTTTTCTGTCAAACAAATTCTTCGTTATCTCAAAGGCactatgcatgaagggcaattATTAAGTCCTTCCAGTCACCTGACACTAGAAGGTTTCACCGATGCCGATTGGGGTGGTCAACCTAATGATAGACACAGTACCAGTGGCTATCTGGTTTATCTAGGAGGCAACTTAGTCTCATGGTCCTTATCCAAACAAAAGGTGGTCTCACGTAGCAGTGCAGAATCAGAATACTGTGGTCTTGCCTTTGCTACAACTGAAATGATTTGGATACAAGCCCTGCTGCAAGAACCATGTGTCTCCATTCCTGCCATTCCTTTTCTATGGTATGTTAACATCAATGCTTATCATATGGCAAAGAATCCTGTGTTTCATGCCAGAATGAAACATATAGAAATCGATCTTCATTTCATTCATGATCAGGTTACCAGAGGCAAAATTCAGCTACAGTTCATGCCTACTGAAGAACAACCGGCTGATCTATTAAGCATCTCCCAAGTTCAAAGTTCTTATCTCTCAAATCTCAGCTTTGTATAG